Proteins encoded together in one Panthera uncia isolate 11264 chromosome A2, Puncia_PCG_1.0, whole genome shotgun sequence window:
- the MCOLN1 gene encoding mucolipin-1 isoform X2, translating into MAAPVGRRGSETERLLTPSPGYGTRAGASPVPPEEEDLRRRLKYFFMSPCDKFRAKGRKPFKLMLQVVKILVVTVQLILFGLSNQLAVTFREENTIAFRHLFLLGYSDGADDTFAAYTREQLYQAIFHTVDQYLMLPDVSLGRYAYVRGGGGPWANGSALALCQHYYHRGHVDPANDTFDIDPLVVTDCIRVDPPERPLVPPSDDLSLSDGSASYKNLTLKFHKLINVTIHFQLKTINLQSLINNEIPDCYTFSVLITFDNKAHSGRIPISLETQAHIQECKHPSVFRHGDNSFRLLFDVVVILTCSFSFLLCARSLLRGFLLQNEFVGFMWRQRGRVISLWERLEFVNGWYILLVTSDVLTISGTIMKIGIEAKNLASYDVCSILLGTSTLLVWVGVIRYLTFFHKYNILIATLRVALPSVMRFCCCVAVIYLGYCFCGWIVLGPYHVKFRSLSMVSECLFSLINGDDMFVTFAAMQAQQGRSSLVWLFSQLYLYSFISLFIYMVLSLFIALITGAYDTIKHPGGAGAEESELQAYIAQCQDSPTSGKFRRGSGSACSLLCCCGRDASEEHSLLVN; encoded by the exons ATGGCAGCCCCCGTGGGCCGGCGCGGCTCAG aGACGGAGCGCCTCCTGACACCCAGTCCTGGGTATGGCACCCGGGCCGGGGCTTCCCCGGTCCCTCCGGAAGAGGAGGACCTGCGTCGCCGTCTCAAGTACTTTTTCATGAGTCCCTGTGACAAATTCCGGGCCAAGGGTCGTAAGCCCTTCAAGCTGATGCTGCAAGTCGTGAAGATCTTGGTGGTCACTGTGCAG CTCATCCTGTTCGGGCTCAGCAACCAGCTGGCAGTGACCTTCCGGGAGGAGAACACCATTGCCTTCCGGCACCTCTTCCTCCTGGGCTACTCTGATGGGGCGGATGATACCTTCGCAGCCTACACGCGGGAGCAGCTCTACCAGGCCATCTTCCACACCGTGGACCAG TACCTGATGCTCCCCGATGTGTCGCTGGGCCGGTATGCCTACGTGCGGGGCGGAGGTGGCCCCTGGGCCAATGGCTCGGCCCTGGCCCTCTGCCAGCACTACTACCACCGCGGCCACGTGGACCCGGCCAACGACACCTTTGACATTGATCCGCTGGTTGTCACTG ACTGCATCCGGGTGGACCCCCCTGAGAGACCCCTTGTGCCCCCCAGTGATGATCTCTCCCTCTCGGACGGCAGCGCCAGTTACAAGAACCTCACGCTCAAATTCCACAA gcTGATCAACGTCACCATCCACTTCCAGCTGAAGACCATCAACCTCCAGAGCCTGATCAACAACGAAATTCCAGACTGCTACACCTTCAGTGTCCTG ATCACTTTTGACAATAAGGCGCACAGCGGCCGTATCCCCATCAGCCTGGAGACCCAGGCCCACATCCAGGAGTGTAAGCACCCCAGCGTCTTCAGGCACG GAGACAACAGCTTCCGGCTCCTGTTTGACGTGGTCGTGATCCTcacctgctccttctccttcctgctgtGTGCCCGCTCGCTGCTCCGTGGCTTTCTGCTGCAGAAC GAGTTTGTTGGGTTCATGTGGCGGCAGCGGGGACGGGTCATCAGCCTGTGGGAGCGGCTGGAATTTGTCAACGGCTGGTACATCCTGCTGGTCACCAGCGATGTGCTCACTATCTCGGGTACCATCATGAAGATTGGCATCGAAGCCAAG AACCTGGCGAGCTACGATGTCTGCAGCATCCTCCTGGGCACCTCCACCTTGCTCGTCTGGGTCGGCGTCATCCGCTATCTGACCTTCTTCCATAAGTACAAC ATTCTCATTGCCACGCTGCGGGTGGCCCTGCCCAGCGTCATGCGTTTCTGCTGCTGTGTGGCTGTCATCTACTTGGGCTATTGCTTCTGTGGCTGGATCGTGTTGGGGCCCTACCACGTGAAG TTTCGCTCGCTGTCCATGGTGTCCGAGTGCCTGTTCTCGCTCATCAATGGGGACGACATGTTCGTGACGTTCGCCGCGATGCAGGCCCAGCAGGGCCGCAGCAGCCTCGTCTGGCTGTTCTCCCAGCTCTACCTCTACTCCTTCATCAGCCTCTTCATCTACATGGTGCTGAGCCTTTTCATCGCGCTCATCACTGGTGCCTACGACACCATCAAG CACCCCGGAGGTGCTGGCGCGGAGGAGAGCGAGCTCCAGGCCTACATCGCGCAGTGCCAGGACAGCCCCACCTCCGGCAAGTTCCGTCGAGGGAGCGGCTCGGCCTGCAGCCTCCTCTGCTGCTGCGGCAG GGACGCCTCGGAGGAGCATTCGCTGCTGGTGAATTGA
- the MCOLN1 gene encoding mucolipin-1 isoform X3, with translation MARPWPSASTTTTAATWTRPTTPLTLIRWLSLCPFPDSLSSDCIRVDPPERPLVPPSDDLSLSDGSASYKNLTLKFHKLINVTIHFQLKTINLQSLINNEIPDCYTFSVLITFDNKAHSGRIPISLETQAHIQECKHPSVFRHGDNSFRLLFDVVVILTCSFSFLLCARSLLRGFLLQNEFVGFMWRQRGRVISLWERLEFVNGWYILLVTSDVLTISGTIMKIGIEAKNLASYDVCSILLGTSTLLVWVGVIRYLTFFHKYNILIATLRVALPSVMRFCCCVAVIYLGYCFCGWIVLGPYHVKFRSLSMVSECLFSLINGDDMFVTFAAMQAQQGRSSLVWLFSQLYLYSFISLFIYMVLSLFIALITGAYDTIKVSAGPHALPPACLQWGQPSHTRSRVPGAPGPLSRVSGHMRQGEEGRVQGEKVGDSEKPERGDWVVVPIAAASLGFIRVGFWPGKVS, from the exons ATGGCTCGGCCCTGGCCCTCTGCCAGCACTACTACCACCGCGGCCACGTGGACCCGGCCAACGACACCTTTGACATTGATCCGCTGGTTGTCACTG TGTCCCTTCCCTGACTCCCTGTCCTCAGACTGCATCCGGGTGGACCCCCCTGAGAGACCCCTTGTGCCCCCCAGTGATGATCTCTCCCTCTCGGACGGCAGCGCCAGTTACAAGAACCTCACGCTCAAATTCCACAA gcTGATCAACGTCACCATCCACTTCCAGCTGAAGACCATCAACCTCCAGAGCCTGATCAACAACGAAATTCCAGACTGCTACACCTTCAGTGTCCTG ATCACTTTTGACAATAAGGCGCACAGCGGCCGTATCCCCATCAGCCTGGAGACCCAGGCCCACATCCAGGAGTGTAAGCACCCCAGCGTCTTCAGGCACG GAGACAACAGCTTCCGGCTCCTGTTTGACGTGGTCGTGATCCTcacctgctccttctccttcctgctgtGTGCCCGCTCGCTGCTCCGTGGCTTTCTGCTGCAGAAC GAGTTTGTTGGGTTCATGTGGCGGCAGCGGGGACGGGTCATCAGCCTGTGGGAGCGGCTGGAATTTGTCAACGGCTGGTACATCCTGCTGGTCACCAGCGATGTGCTCACTATCTCGGGTACCATCATGAAGATTGGCATCGAAGCCAAG AACCTGGCGAGCTACGATGTCTGCAGCATCCTCCTGGGCACCTCCACCTTGCTCGTCTGGGTCGGCGTCATCCGCTATCTGACCTTCTTCCATAAGTACAAC ATTCTCATTGCCACGCTGCGGGTGGCCCTGCCCAGCGTCATGCGTTTCTGCTGCTGTGTGGCTGTCATCTACTTGGGCTATTGCTTCTGTGGCTGGATCGTGTTGGGGCCCTACCACGTGAAG TTTCGCTCGCTGTCCATGGTGTCCGAGTGCCTGTTCTCGCTCATCAATGGGGACGACATGTTCGTGACGTTCGCCGCGATGCAGGCCCAGCAGGGCCGCAGCAGCCTCGTCTGGCTGTTCTCCCAGCTCTACCTCTACTCCTTCATCAGCCTCTTCATCTACATGGTGCTGAGCCTTTTCATCGCGCTCATCACTGGTGCCTACGACACCATCAAGGTCAGTGCCGGCCCCCAcgccctccccccagcctgccTCCAGTGGGGCCAGCCCTCACATACTCGCAGCCGTGTACCTGGGGCTCCAGGTCCCCTTAGTAGGGTCTCAGGGCACATGAGGCAGGGTGAGGAAGGAAGGGTCCAGGGGGAGAAGGTGGGAGACTCTGAGAAGCCAGAGAGAGGTGACTGGGTGGTGGTGCCGATCGCAGCCGCCAGTCTTGGTTTCATCCGCGTGGGCTTCTGGCCAGGTAAGGTTTCCTGA
- the PNPLA6 gene encoding LOW QUALITY PROTEIN: patatin-like phospholipase domain-containing protein 6 (The sequence of the model RefSeq protein was modified relative to this genomic sequence to represent the inferred CDS: deleted 2 bases in 1 codon), with amino-acid sequence MDSGLPDLPPSLKQLMEAPLQTGMVLGVMIGAGVAVLVTAVFILLLVRRLRVQKTPAPDGPRYRFRKRDKVLFYGRKIMRKVSQSTSSLVDASVSTTSRPRMKKKLKMLNIAKKILRIQKEAPTLQRKEPPPAVLEADLTEGDLANSHLPSEVLYMLKNVRVLGHFEKPLFLELCRHMVFQRLSQGDYVFRPGQPDASIYVVQDGLLELCLPGPDGKECVVKEVVPGDSVNSLLSILDVITGHQHPQRTVSARAARDSTVLRLPVEAFSAVFTKYPESLVRVVQIIMVRLQRVTFLALHNYLGLTNELFSHEIQPLRLFPSPGLPTRTSPVRGSKRVVSASATEEPRETPGRPPDPTGAPLPGPAGDPVKPTSLEAPSAPLLSRCISLPVDISGLQGGPRSDFDMAYERGRISVSLQEEASGGPQAAPARTPTQEPREQPAGACEHSFCEEELATGGCPFGPYQGRQTSSIFEAAKRELAKLMRIEDPSLLNSRVLLHHAKAGTVIARQGDQDVSLHFVLWGCLHVYQRMIDKAEDVCLFVAQPGELVGQLAVLTGEPLIFTLRAQRDCTFLRISKSDFYEIMRAQPSVVLSAAHTVAARMSPFVRQMDFAIDWTAVEAGRALYRQGDRSDCTYIVLNGRLRSVIQRGSGKKELVGEYGRGDLIGVVEALTRQPRATTVHAVRDTELAKLPEGTLGHIKRRYPQVVTRLIHLLSQKILGNLQQLQGPFPAGSGLGVPPHSELTNPASNLATVAVLPVCAEVPMVAFTLELQHALQAIGPTLLLNSDIIRARLGASALDSIQEFRLSGWLAQQEDAHRIVLYQTDASLTPWTVRCLRQADCILIVGLGDQEPTLGQLEQMLENTAVRALKQLVLLHREEGAGPTRTVEWLNMRSWCSGHLHLRCPRRLFSRRSPAKLHELYEKVFSRRADRHSDFSRLARVLTGNTIALVLGGGGARGCSHIGVLKALEEAGVPVDLVGGTSIGSFIGALYAEERSASRTKQRAREWAKNMTSVVEPVLDLTYPVTSMFTGSAFNRGIHRVFQDKQIEDLWLPYFNVTTDITASAMRVHKDGSLWRYVRASMTLSGYLPPLCDPKDGHLLMDGGYINNLPADIARSMGAKTVIAIDVGSQDETDLSTYGDSLSGWWLLWKRLNPWTDKIKVPDMAEIQSRLAYVSCVRQLEVVKSSSYCEYLRPPIDCFKTMDFGKFDQIYDVGYQYGKAVFGGWSRGDIIEKMLTDRRSADLNESRRADVLAFPSSGFTDLAEIVSRIEPPTSYVSDGCADGEESDCLTEYEEDAGPDCSRDEGGSPEGASPSTASEMEEEKSILRHRRCPPPDPPSSAVDA; translated from the exons ATG GACTCAGGGCTACCAGACCTGCCTCCCAGTCTGAAGCAACTGATGGAGGCTCCGCTGCAAACCGGAATG GTGCTGGGCGTGATGATTGGGGCTGGAGTCGCGGTGCTGGTCACTGCCGTATTCATCCTCCTGCTGGTGCGGAGACTGCGAGTGCAGA AGACTCCAGCCCCGGATGGTCCCAGGTATCGATTCCGGAAGAGGGACAAAGTGCTTTTCTATGGTCGGAAGATTATGCGGAAG GTGTCACAATCCACTTCCTCCCTGGTGGATGCTTCGGTCTCCACCACTTCCCGGCCACGCATGAAGAAGAAActtaagatgctcaacattgccaAGAA GATCCTGCGCATCCAAAAAGAGGCCCCAACACTGCAACGGAAGGAGCCCCCGCCCGCGGTGCTTGAAGCTGACTTGACGGAGGGTGACCTGGCTAACTCCCACCTGCCCTCCGAGGTGCTCTACATGCTCAAGAATGTCCG GGTGCTGGGCCACTTCGAGAAGCCGCTCTTCCTGGAGCTCTGCCGACACATGGTCTTCCAGCGGCTCAGCCAGGGTGACTACGTCTTCCGGCCAGGCCAGCCGGATGCCAGTATCTATGTGGTGCAGGATGGGCTGCTGGAGCTCTGTCTGCCGGGGCCT GACGGGAAGGAGTGTGTGGTGAAGGAAGTGGTCCCTGGGGACAGTGTCAACAGCCTCCTGAGCATCCTGGACGTCATCACC GGCCACCAGCACCCCCAGCGCACTGTGTCCGCCCGGGCGGCCCGAGACTCCACGGTGCTGCGGCTGCCAGTGGAGGCCTTCTCTGCCGTGTTCACCAAGTACCCCGAGAGCTTGGTGCGGGTGGTGCAG ATTATCATGGTGAGGCTGCAGCGGGTTACCTTCCTGGCGCTCCACAACTACCTGGGTCTGACCAATGAGCTCTTCAGCCAC GAGATCCAGCCCCTGCGCCTcttccccagccctggcctcccAACCCGCACCAGCCCCGTGCGTGGCTCCAAGCGGGTAGTCAGTGCCTCCGCCACTGAGGAGCCAAGGGAGACTCCCGGCCGGCCACCTGACCCCACTGGGGCCCCGCTGCCTGGACCTGCAG GGGACCCGGTGAAGCCCACCTCCCTGGAGGCCCCCTCCGCCCCGCTGCTGAGTCGCTGCATCTCCCTGCCAGTGGACATCTCAG GCTTGCAGGGTGGCCCCCGTTCGGACTTTGACATGGCGTATGAGCGTGGCCGGATCTCCGTGTCCCTGCAGGAAGAGGCTTCAGGGGGGCCCCAGGCGGCTCCCGCTCGG ACCCCCACTCAGGAGCCCCGGGAGCAGCCAGCGGGTGCCTGTGAGCACAGCTTCTGTGAGGAGGAGTTGGCCACGGGGGGTTGCCCCTTCGGGCCCTACCAGGGACGCCAGACAAGCAGCATCTTTGAGGCGGCGAAGCGGGAGCTGGCCAAACTGATGCGGATCGAG GACCCCTCCCTCCTCAACAGCCGGGTCCTGCTCCATCATGCCAAAGCTGGCACCGTCATCGCCCGCCAGGGGGACCAG GACGTGAGCCTGCACTTTGTGCTGTGGGGCTGCCTGCACGTGTATCAGCGCATGATCGACAAGGCGGAGGACGTGTGCCTGTTCGTGGCACAACCCGGAGAGCTGGTGGGTCAGCTGGCGGTGCTCACCGGGGAGCCCCTTATCTTCACACTGAGAGCCCAGCGAGACTGCACCTTCCTGAGGATCTCTAAGTCTGACTTCTATGA GATCATGCGTGCGCAGCCCAGTGTGGTGCTGAGCGCCGCGCACACGGTGGCCGCGAGGATGTCGCCCTTCGTGCGCCAGATGGACTTTGCCATCGACTGGACGGCGGTGGAGGCGGGACGCGCTTTGTACAG gcagggCGACCGCTCCGACTGCACCTACATCGTGCTCAATGGGCGGCTGCGCAGCGTCATCCAGCGCGGCAGCGGCAAGAAGGAGCTGGTGGGCGAGTACGGCCGCGGCGACCTCATTGGCGTG GTGGAGGCGCTGACACGACAGCCTCGTGCCACGACGGTGCACGCGGTGCGCGACACGGAGCTGGCCAAACTCCCCGAGGGCACCCTGGGCCACATCAAACGTCGATACCCGCAG GTCGTAACCCGCCTCATCCACCTGCTAAGCCAGAAAATTTTGGGGAATTTGCAGCAGCTGCAAGGACCCTTCCCGG CAGGCTCGGGACTCGGCGTCCCCCCTCACTCGGAACTTACCAACCCAGCCAGCAACTTGGCAACCGTGGCGGTCCTGCCAGTGTGCGCCGAGGTGCCCATGGTGGCCTTCACCCTGGAGCTGCAGCATGCTCTGCAAGCGATTG GTCCAACGCTTCTCCTCAACAGTGACATCATCCGGGCCCGCCTAGGGGCTTCTGCCCTGGATAG CATCCAAGAGTTCCGGCTGTCAGGGTGGCTGGCGCAGCAGGAGGATGCCCACCGCATAGTGCTGTACCAGACTGACGCGTCACTGACACCCTGGACTGTGCGCTGCCTACGCCAGGCCGACTGCATCCTCATCGTGGGCCTGGGTGACCAGGAGCCCACTCTTGGCCAG CTGGAGCAGATGCTGGAGAACACGGCGGTGCGCGCCCTGAAGCAGCTGGTGCTGCTGCACCGGGAGGAGGGCGCGGGCCCCACGCGCACGGTCGAGTGGCTCAACATGCGGAGCTGGTGCTCGGGGCACTTGCATCTGCGCTGTCCACGCCGCCTCTTCTCTCGCCGCAGCCCAGCCAAGTTG CACGAGCTCTATGAGAAGGTTTTCTCGAGGCGCGCGGACCGGCACAGCGACTTTTCCCGCCTGGCGCGGGTGCTCACAGGCAACACCATCGCCCTGGTGCTGGGCGGGGGCGGTgccag GGGCTGCTCACACATCGGCGTGCTGAAGGCATTGGAGGAGGCAGGGGTCCCCGTCGACCTGGTGGGCGGCACGTCCATCGGCTCCTTCATCGGTGCCCTGTACGCTGAGGAGCGAAGCGCCAGCCGCACTAAGCAGCGGGCCCGGGAGTGGGCcaag AACATGACTTCGGTGGTGGAGCCGGTGCTGGACCTCACGTACCCCGTCACCTCCATGTTCACCGGGTCGGCCTTCAACCGCGGCATTCACCGCGTCTTCCAAGACAAGCAGATCGAG GACCTGTGGCTGCCGTACTTCAACGTGACCACGGACATCACCGCCTCAGCCATGCGCGTCCACAAAGATG GCTCCCTGTGGCGATACGTACGCGCCAGCATGACGCTGTCGGGCTACCTGCCCCCGCTGTGCGACCCGAAGGACGGGCACCTCCTCATGGACGGCGGCTACATCAACAACCTGCCAG CGGACATCGCCCGCAGCATGGGTGCCAAGACGGTCATCGCCATCGATGTGGGGAGCCAGGATGAGACGGACCTCAGTACCTACGGGGACAGCCTGTCTGGCTGGTGGCTGCTGTGGAAGCGGCTAAACCCCTGGACAGACAAGATCAAGGTTCCAGACATGGCTGAGATCCAGTCTCGCCTGGCCTACGTGTCCTGCGTGCGGCAGCTGGAGGTTGTTAAGTCCAGCTCCTACTGCGAGTACCTGCGCCCGCCCATCGACTGCTTCAAGACCATGGACTTCGGGAAGTTCGACCAGATTTAT GATGTGGGCTACCAGTACGGGAAGGCTGTGTTTGGGGGCTGGAGCAGGGGCGACATCATTGAGAAGATGCTCACGGACCGGCGGTCTGCTGACCTCAATGAGAGCCGCCGTGCGGAT GTTCTGGCCTTCCCCAGCTCTGGCTTCACCGACTTGGCAGAGATCGTGTCCCGGATTGAG CCCCCCACGAGCTACGTTTCCGATGGCTGTGCTGATG GAGAGGAGTCAGATTGCCTGACAGAGTATGAGGAAGACGCGGGGCCTGACTGCTCGCGGGACGAAGGGGGCTCTCCTGAGGGTGCCAGCCCCAGCACCGCCTCTGAGATG GAGGAGGAGAAGTCAATTCTCCGGCACCGGCGCTGCCCGCCCCCGGACCCTCCCAGCTCGGCTGTGGATGCCTGA
- the MCOLN1 gene encoding mucolipin-1 isoform X1 yields the protein MAAPVGRRGSETERLLTPSPGYGTRAGASPVPPEEEDLRRRLKYFFMSPCDKFRAKGRKPFKLMLQVVKILVVTVQLILFGLSNQLAVTFREENTIAFRHLFLLGYSDGADDTFAAYTREQLYQAIFHTVDQYLMLPDVSLGRYAYVRGGGGPWANGSALALCQHYYHRGHVDPANDTFDIDPLVVTDCIRVDPPERPLVPPSDDLSLSDGSASYKNLTLKFHKLINVTIHFQLKTINLQSLINNEIPDCYTFSVLITFDNKAHSGRIPISLETQAHIQECKHPSVFRHGDNSFRLLFDVVVILTCSFSFLLCARSLLRGFLLQNEFVGFMWRQRGRVISLWERLEFVNGWYILLVTSDVLTISGTIMKIGIEAKNLASYDVCSILLGTSTLLVWVGVIRYLTFFHKYNILIATLRVALPSVMRFCCCVAVIYLGYCFCGWIVLGPYHVKFRSLSMVSECLFSLINGDDMFVTFAAMQAQQGRSSLVWLFSQLYLYSFISLFIYMVLSLFIALITGAYDTIKVSAGPHALPPACLQWGQPSHTRSRVPGAPGPLSRVSGHMRQGEEGRVQGEKVGDSEKPERGDWVVVPIAAASLGFIRVGFWPGKVS from the exons ATGGCAGCCCCCGTGGGCCGGCGCGGCTCAG aGACGGAGCGCCTCCTGACACCCAGTCCTGGGTATGGCACCCGGGCCGGGGCTTCCCCGGTCCCTCCGGAAGAGGAGGACCTGCGTCGCCGTCTCAAGTACTTTTTCATGAGTCCCTGTGACAAATTCCGGGCCAAGGGTCGTAAGCCCTTCAAGCTGATGCTGCAAGTCGTGAAGATCTTGGTGGTCACTGTGCAG CTCATCCTGTTCGGGCTCAGCAACCAGCTGGCAGTGACCTTCCGGGAGGAGAACACCATTGCCTTCCGGCACCTCTTCCTCCTGGGCTACTCTGATGGGGCGGATGATACCTTCGCAGCCTACACGCGGGAGCAGCTCTACCAGGCCATCTTCCACACCGTGGACCAG TACCTGATGCTCCCCGATGTGTCGCTGGGCCGGTATGCCTACGTGCGGGGCGGAGGTGGCCCCTGGGCCAATGGCTCGGCCCTGGCCCTCTGCCAGCACTACTACCACCGCGGCCACGTGGACCCGGCCAACGACACCTTTGACATTGATCCGCTGGTTGTCACTG ACTGCATCCGGGTGGACCCCCCTGAGAGACCCCTTGTGCCCCCCAGTGATGATCTCTCCCTCTCGGACGGCAGCGCCAGTTACAAGAACCTCACGCTCAAATTCCACAA gcTGATCAACGTCACCATCCACTTCCAGCTGAAGACCATCAACCTCCAGAGCCTGATCAACAACGAAATTCCAGACTGCTACACCTTCAGTGTCCTG ATCACTTTTGACAATAAGGCGCACAGCGGCCGTATCCCCATCAGCCTGGAGACCCAGGCCCACATCCAGGAGTGTAAGCACCCCAGCGTCTTCAGGCACG GAGACAACAGCTTCCGGCTCCTGTTTGACGTGGTCGTGATCCTcacctgctccttctccttcctgctgtGTGCCCGCTCGCTGCTCCGTGGCTTTCTGCTGCAGAAC GAGTTTGTTGGGTTCATGTGGCGGCAGCGGGGACGGGTCATCAGCCTGTGGGAGCGGCTGGAATTTGTCAACGGCTGGTACATCCTGCTGGTCACCAGCGATGTGCTCACTATCTCGGGTACCATCATGAAGATTGGCATCGAAGCCAAG AACCTGGCGAGCTACGATGTCTGCAGCATCCTCCTGGGCACCTCCACCTTGCTCGTCTGGGTCGGCGTCATCCGCTATCTGACCTTCTTCCATAAGTACAAC ATTCTCATTGCCACGCTGCGGGTGGCCCTGCCCAGCGTCATGCGTTTCTGCTGCTGTGTGGCTGTCATCTACTTGGGCTATTGCTTCTGTGGCTGGATCGTGTTGGGGCCCTACCACGTGAAG TTTCGCTCGCTGTCCATGGTGTCCGAGTGCCTGTTCTCGCTCATCAATGGGGACGACATGTTCGTGACGTTCGCCGCGATGCAGGCCCAGCAGGGCCGCAGCAGCCTCGTCTGGCTGTTCTCCCAGCTCTACCTCTACTCCTTCATCAGCCTCTTCATCTACATGGTGCTGAGCCTTTTCATCGCGCTCATCACTGGTGCCTACGACACCATCAAGGTCAGTGCCGGCCCCCAcgccctccccccagcctgccTCCAGTGGGGCCAGCCCTCACATACTCGCAGCCGTGTACCTGGGGCTCCAGGTCCCCTTAGTAGGGTCTCAGGGCACATGAGGCAGGGTGAGGAAGGAAGGGTCCAGGGGGAGAAGGTGGGAGACTCTGAGAAGCCAGAGAGAGGTGACTGGGTGGTGGTGCCGATCGCAGCCGCCAGTCTTGGTTTCATCCGCGTGGGCTTCTGGCCAGGTAAGGTTTCCTGA